Proteins encoded within one genomic window of Bacteroides sedimenti:
- a CDS encoding PQQ-binding-like beta-propeller repeat protein, producing the protein MKKLFLLLFLCFILSPLRGEGFRFALLTDLHLNSDSLAYNDLKRSVDQINKIGKIDFVIVSGDVTEEGDRASLKKVKFLLDQLKVKYYITSGNHETKWSESGATDFGHTFGSDRFRFEYKGFLFLGFNSGPVLRMADGHVSPQDIVWMKNEMRKVGREKPVIIVTHYPLQDGDVDNWYEVTDAIRPFNVRAVLNGHYHSNRMLAYDGIPGIINRSNLRSKDKVGGYSEYEINSDSILVYEHRIGEAPKKWGGYSLKKNYFSADNSTYKRPDYSVNREYNNVKSKWVIKSDAGIYSSPVVYNDNVYVGDDLGFLSCYSLKDGKKKWRFQTGNRVVGTPAAADGIVVFGSADRNIYGLNAKNGNMLWKFQANEAVLGAVSIADGIAFIGASDRSFRALDIKTGKLKWEYTGLKGYVETRPLIYQGKVIFGAWDNNLYALDQISGKEIWKWNGNLTRMHFSPAAVWPVAANGKVFITDPQRAMTAIDLTSGKTIWRTFQSKVRETIGLSEDYKRVYGKTMQDSVVCFSTEGNLPKQIWATDVKFGYEHAPSMLQEKEGVVFGSTKGGMIFALDAFTGKLLWKHKICNSLINTVVPLNATSCVFTSTSGEIGILSTSASKKK; encoded by the coding sequence ATGAAAAAACTATTCCTATTACTTTTCTTGTGCTTTATTTTGAGCCCGTTAAGAGGAGAAGGTTTTCGTTTTGCATTACTGACCGATTTGCATTTAAATTCGGATTCATTGGCTTACAATGACTTGAAAAGGTCTGTTGACCAAATTAATAAGATCGGCAAGATTGATTTTGTAATTGTATCAGGTGATGTGACTGAAGAGGGTGATCGTGCATCATTAAAAAAGGTGAAGTTTTTGCTTGATCAGTTGAAAGTGAAATATTATATAACTTCGGGAAACCATGAAACCAAATGGAGTGAATCGGGGGCAACAGATTTTGGACATACCTTTGGTTCAGACCGATTCAGGTTCGAATATAAAGGATTCCTCTTTTTAGGTTTTAATTCAGGGCCTGTTCTACGAATGGCCGATGGTCATGTTTCACCTCAGGATATTGTCTGGATGAAAAATGAGATGCGGAAAGTTGGAAGGGAGAAGCCTGTAATTATAGTAACTCATTATCCATTGCAAGATGGCGATGTAGATAACTGGTACGAAGTTACTGATGCTATTCGCCCGTTTAATGTCCGGGCTGTATTAAACGGCCATTATCATAGCAACCGTATGTTGGCTTATGATGGTATTCCTGGAATCATTAATCGGTCGAATCTTCGTTCAAAAGATAAAGTTGGGGGATATTCAGAATATGAAATAAATTCGGATTCTATACTTGTATACGAGCATAGAATAGGTGAAGCACCTAAGAAGTGGGGAGGTTATTCTCTGAAAAAGAACTATTTTTCAGCTGATAATTCAACTTACAAACGTCCTGACTATTCAGTTAATCGCGAATACAATAATGTAAAATCGAAATGGGTGATAAAAAGCGATGCAGGTATCTATTCATCACCTGTTGTATATAATGATAATGTGTATGTGGGTGATGACTTGGGATTCCTGAGTTGTTACTCTTTAAAAGATGGTAAGAAAAAATGGCGATTCCAAACAGGTAACCGAGTTGTAGGGACTCCCGCGGCAGCTGACGGAATTGTTGTTTTTGGATCAGCTGATAGAAATATTTATGGTTTAAATGCCAAAAACGGAAACATGCTCTGGAAGTTTCAGGCAAATGAAGCGGTGTTGGGAGCTGTATCCATTGCGGATGGAATTGCCTTTATTGGAGCAAGCGATCGTTCGTTTAGAGCACTGGATATAAAGACCGGAAAACTTAAATGGGAATATACAGGTCTAAAAGGATATGTCGAAACCCGTCCTTTGATTTATCAGGGAAAAGTGATTTTTGGTGCATGGGATAATAATTTGTATGCTCTCGATCAGATTTCAGGTAAAGAGATCTGGAAGTGGAACGGTAATCTTACCCGGATGCACTTTTCTCCTGCGGCAGTATGGCCGGTTGCTGCGAATGGGAAAGTATTTATAACAGATCCTCAACGGGCTATGACAGCTATTGATCTGACAAGTGGTAAAACCATTTGGAGAACATTTCAATCAAAAGTGAGAGAAACGATCGGGCTCTCAGAGGATTATAAGCGTGTATATGGTAAAACCATGCAAGACAGTGTTGTTTGCTTCTCTACAGAAGGTAATCTCCCGAAACAAATTTGGGCCACGGATGTGAAGTTCGGTTATGAACACGCTCCATCCATGTTGCAGGAGAAAGAAGGGGTAGTGTTCGGAAGCACTAAAGGTGGAATGATCTTCGCCTTGGATGCATTTACCGGAAAATTATTGTGGAAGCATAAAATCTGCAATTCTCTTATCAATACTGTGGTTCCATTGAATGCAACTTCTTGTGTTTTTACAAGTACAAGCGGCGAAATTGGAATATTAAGTACTTCTGCATCCAAAAAGAAATAA
- a CDS encoding FAD-binding and (Fe-S)-binding domain-containing protein codes for MSNDYQSFLKGISSFVPKERIYTDELRLLAWGTDAGFYRLIPKIVVRSVDEQEISHMLLLADQLNLPVTFRAAGTSLSGQSISDSILIVAGKNWEKYSISSDYNTITLQPGLIGERVNQILKPFGRKFAPDPASVKSAMVGGIVMNNASGMNCGTHENSDKMLLSVRIVLADGTILDTGDDASKKEFVRKKPDFIKAVETLRDQVRNNVQLSERIRHKYSIKNVTGLNILPFIEHDDPFEIITHLMVGSEGTLAFLSECTMKTGLDYPYHASAMLYFNDIKEACRAVVAMKKGPVAGAELLDSKSLESVNDPTGKGLTAVLTETMANTKEELEKQIKEIKAILEPFDTYTPVHFTDQESEYSQYWNIRSGIFPSVGGMRELGTTTLIEDVAFHIENLPEATADLQALLAKHGYPDACIYGHALEGNYHFIINQAFDTPEKVQKYENLMSEVKNLVVDKYDGSLKAEHGTGRNMAPFVKYEWGEEAFAVMKAVKHLFDPKNLINPGVIFNDDPECHIKNFKPLPLTNVHVDKCIECGFCEVNCLTCGFTLSSRQRIVIRREISRLKKSGEDNDRLETLEKQYKYLGDQTCAGDGLCSMSCPMGINVGDLTHDIRQEHLPAGSLGYKIGDFAANHFSGMKSMLRPVLSLANGAHTILGTKNMSSLTKGIRYISMDNFPLWTPAMPKAYYPHKISQKSEPLKVVYFPSCLNQMMGTAKDTPDPTPLVDKTVLLLQKAGYEVIFPKEMDKLCCGTIWESKGMMDIADRKSAELEEALFAASKQGAYPVLCDQSPCLHRMRNVMTKVKLYEPVEFIYTFLRDKLEFTPVDKPVSIHVTCSTQKMGLRNQIIALAELCSTKVIVPEEVGCCGFAGDKGFTRPEVNTYALRKLKPQLEKAGVEVGYSNSRTCEIGLTTNSGIPYISIVYLVDQCTKPKI; via the coding sequence ATGAGTAATGATTATCAATCTTTTCTGAAAGGAATTTCATCATTCGTCCCTAAGGAACGGATTTATACCGATGAACTTCGGTTATTAGCCTGGGGAACTGATGCAGGATTTTATCGTTTGATTCCTAAAATCGTTGTCCGTTCTGTAGATGAACAGGAGATTTCCCATATGTTGTTACTGGCCGATCAATTGAATTTGCCGGTAACTTTCAGAGCGGCAGGGACCAGTCTCTCCGGTCAGAGCATCAGTGATTCGATTTTGATTGTCGCGGGTAAGAACTGGGAAAAATATTCCATTTCATCAGATTATAATACAATAACTCTTCAGCCTGGTCTTATTGGTGAACGGGTTAATCAGATACTGAAACCTTTCGGGCGTAAGTTTGCTCCCGACCCTGCTTCCGTAAAGTCGGCAATGGTGGGTGGTATCGTTATGAACAACGCATCTGGTATGAATTGTGGTACGCATGAAAATAGCGATAAGATGCTTTTGTCTGTCCGTATTGTTCTGGCAGATGGAACTATACTTGATACAGGCGACGATGCCAGCAAGAAGGAGTTCGTCCGTAAAAAACCCGATTTCATCAAGGCAGTTGAGACGCTACGCGATCAGGTTCGTAACAATGTACAACTGTCTGAACGCATCCGTCATAAATATTCTATTAAAAATGTTACCGGGCTTAATATCCTCCCATTCATCGAGCATGATGATCCTTTCGAAATTATCACTCACCTAATGGTTGGCTCTGAAGGCACATTGGCATTTTTATCCGAATGCACGATGAAAACAGGACTCGATTATCCTTATCATGCTAGTGCCATGCTCTATTTCAATGATATCAAGGAGGCTTGCCGTGCAGTAGTAGCTATGAAAAAAGGGCCTGTTGCTGGAGCTGAATTACTTGATTCCAAATCGCTCGAATCGGTAAATGACCCTACAGGAAAAGGACTGACTGCTGTTCTGACCGAGACAATGGCAAATACAAAAGAAGAGCTTGAAAAGCAAATCAAAGAAATAAAAGCAATTCTTGAACCTTTTGATACGTATACTCCTGTTCATTTTACAGATCAGGAAAGTGAATATTCTCAGTACTGGAACATTCGTTCCGGCATTTTTCCCTCGGTTGGCGGTATGCGCGAGTTGGGAACTACTACCCTGATCGAAGATGTGGCTTTTCATATAGAGAACCTACCCGAGGCAACAGCTGATTTGCAGGCATTGTTGGCAAAACATGGATACCCTGATGCATGTATTTATGGTCATGCATTGGAAGGAAATTACCATTTCATCATCAATCAGGCATTTGATACTCCAGAGAAGGTTCAAAAATATGAGAATCTGATGAGTGAAGTGAAGAACTTGGTCGTAGATAAATACGACGGTTCTTTGAAGGCAGAACATGGTACAGGTCGGAATATGGCTCCTTTCGTGAAATATGAATGGGGGGAAGAGGCGTTTGCTGTTATGAAAGCGGTAAAGCATTTGTTCGATCCCAAGAACCTCATCAATCCGGGAGTGATATTCAACGATGACCCCGAATGCCACATTAAGAATTTCAAACCACTACCACTTACCAATGTACATGTAGATAAATGCATTGAATGCGGTTTCTGTGAGGTTAATTGCCTTACCTGTGGATTTACACTCTCTTCCAGACAGCGAATCGTTATTCGTAGAGAGATTTCTCGGTTGAAAAAATCTGGCGAAGATAATGACCGTCTGGAAACGCTGGAAAAACAATATAAGTATCTTGGTGATCAAACATGCGCTGGCGATGGTCTTTGCTCAATGTCATGTCCTATGGGGATTAATGTAGGTGATTTGACCCATGATATTCGTCAGGAACACCTACCCGCAGGTAGTCTTGGCTATAAAATAGGTGACTTTGCCGCGAATCATTTTTCTGGCATGAAAAGCATGCTTCGTCCGGTACTTAGTCTGGCAAATGGGGCACATACAATACTTGGTACAAAGAATATGTCATCTCTCACAAAAGGGATACGCTATATATCAATGGATAATTTCCCCTTGTGGACACCTGCTATGCCAAAAGCTTATTATCCGCATAAGATAAGTCAGAAAAGCGAGCCTCTTAAGGTGGTCTATTTCCCAAGTTGCCTGAACCAGATGATGGGGACGGCCAAAGATACTCCCGATCCAACACCATTGGTTGATAAAACGGTCTTATTGCTTCAAAAAGCCGGTTACGAGGTCATCTTCCCAAAAGAAATGGATAAACTATGTTGTGGAACCATTTGGGAGAGCAAAGGGATGATGGATATTGCTGATCGTAAATCGGCCGAACTTGAAGAAGCCTTGTTTGCAGCCAGCAAACAAGGAGCCTATCCGGTACTTTGTGATCAAAGCCCCTGTCTGCATCGCATGCGGAATGTAATGACGAAAGTGAAACTATACGAGCCGGTAGAGTTTATCTATACTTTCCTTCGGGATAAGCTCGAATTTACTCCGGTTGATAAACCTGTTTCCATTCATGTCACATGTTCTACCCAGAAGATGGGATTACGGAATCAAATAATTGCTTTGGCTGAACTCTGTTCAACAAAAGTTATCGTTCCCGAGGAGGTAGGCTGCTGTGGATTTGCGGGTGATAAAGGTTTTACTCGTCCGGAAGTAAATACTTATGCACTTCGTAAATTAAAGCCACAATTAGAAAAGGCCGGGGTAGAGGTTGGTTATTCAAATAGCAGAACCTGTGAGATAGGATTAACAACTAATTCTGGTATTCCTTATATCTCCATTGTGTATCTGGTTGATCAATGTACAAAACCTAAAATTTAA
- a CDS encoding exo-beta-N-acetylmuramidase NamZ family protein, with the protein MKLKYIFTLALATLFASTVSAQKIRIKTGIEVLKEQNFKILKGKRVGLITNPTGVDNNLKSTIDILHEAKNVNLVALFGPEHGVRGDVHAGDHVDSTNDPTTGLPVYSLYGKTRKATPEMLKGIDVLVYDIQDIGCRSFTYISTMGLAMEAAAENNIEFVVLDRPNPVNGLKVEGNLTEDGFVSFVSQFKIPYVYGLTCGELAQMLNKENMLKKQCKLQVVKMKGWKRKMDYVQTGLQWIPSSPHIPHPHSAFFYPISGIVGELGYLSIGVGYTIPFQMFAAEWINADEFAKKMNGLNLPGVKFRPMYLKPFYAVGQGKNLQGVQVHIFDYNKVALSEIQFYVMQVLAELYPDKAVFNNADEKRFNMFDKVSGSDQIRLRFAKNNKFEDIKEYWYKDVANFKKLSQKYYLYK; encoded by the coding sequence ATGAAACTAAAATATATATTTACGTTGGCTCTTGCCACGTTGTTTGCTAGCACTGTTTCTGCGCAAAAAATCCGGATTAAAACAGGTATTGAGGTTTTAAAAGAACAAAACTTCAAGATCCTTAAAGGCAAGCGTGTTGGATTAATCACCAACCCTACTGGGGTAGATAACAACCTGAAATCAACGATTGATATTCTTCATGAAGCAAAGAACGTAAACCTGGTAGCTCTTTTCGGTCCGGAACATGGAGTACGGGGAGATGTACATGCCGGAGATCATGTTGATAGCACAAACGATCCAACAACTGGTTTGCCTGTTTACTCTTTATATGGTAAAACACGTAAGGCTACTCCAGAAATGCTAAAAGGAATCGATGTGTTGGTATACGACATTCAGGATATTGGTTGCCGTTCTTTCACTTACATCAGTACCATGGGGTTGGCAATGGAAGCTGCTGCCGAGAACAATATTGAGTTTGTTGTATTAGACCGTCCGAATCCAGTGAATGGATTGAAAGTTGAGGGTAATCTGACTGAAGATGGGTTTGTCTCTTTTGTTAGCCAGTTTAAGATTCCTTATGTATATGGCCTTACCTGCGGCGAGTTGGCACAGATGTTGAATAAAGAGAATATGCTGAAAAAACAATGCAAACTGCAGGTGGTAAAAATGAAGGGTTGGAAGCGTAAAATGGATTATGTTCAGACTGGTTTGCAGTGGATTCCTTCATCTCCACATATTCCTCATCCACATTCAGCTTTTTTCTATCCAATTTCAGGAATTGTCGGTGAATTAGGTTATCTGTCAATTGGCGTAGGATATACTATCCCGTTTCAGATGTTTGCTGCTGAATGGATCAATGCAGATGAATTCGCAAAAAAGATGAATGGGCTCAATCTTCCGGGTGTGAAGTTCCGCCCGATGTACCTTAAACCATTCTACGCAGTAGGACAAGGAAAAAATCTTCAAGGTGTACAGGTTCATATTTTCGATTATAATAAAGTCGCTCTTTCAGAAATTCAATTTTATGTAATGCAGGTATTGGCAGAGCTTTATCCCGATAAGGCAGTTTTCAATAACGCGGATGAAAAGCGGTTTAATATGTTCGATAAAGTGAGCGGAAGCGATCAGATTCGTCTGCGTTTTGCTAAGAATAATAAGTTTGAAGATATTAAAGAATATTGGTACAAGGATGTGGCAAACTTTAAAAAGCTTTCACAGAAGTACTATCTGTATAAATAA
- a CDS encoding glycosyltransferase family 2 protein, with the protein MRTLMNCFIPYMGIAQAELTINNLKSSELVNKIYLLVTEELTEQIDGCELLLVPSLNSTAAIRKIAEHSDSAYSLIYTKYTTLELGMFALERMLHIAEDSDAGMVYADHYQVVGETRNVCPVIDCQAGSLRDDFNFGSVLVYKADLLKEAAKAMSTDYQYAGLYDLRLKVSQKASLVHINEYLYSEVEFDTRKSGEKIFDYVDPKNRGVQIEMEAACTEHLKEIGGYLAPEFKQIEFNAGDFEYEASVLIPVRNRIRTIEDAIRSVLNQKTNFKFNLIVVDNYSTDGTTEIIEKYASDERLLHIIPERKDLGIGGCWNLGVHHPKCGKFVVQLDSDDVYSDENTLQKMVDAFYQQNCAMVVGTYMMTDFNMNMIAPGIIDHKEWTPENGRNNALRINGLGAPRAFYTPVLRDVKVPNTSYGEDYALGLNISRKYQIGRIYDVVYLCRRWDDNSDASLDIVKMNGHNTYKDRIRTWELQARIALNKKR; encoded by the coding sequence ATGAGAACCTTAATGAATTGTTTTATCCCTTATATGGGAATTGCGCAGGCAGAACTGACTATAAATAATTTAAAATCGAGTGAATTAGTAAACAAGATCTATTTACTTGTTACCGAAGAACTGACAGAACAGATTGATGGATGTGAGCTATTGCTTGTGCCTTCCTTAAATTCTACTGCAGCTATTCGTAAAATTGCAGAACATTCAGATTCTGCTTATTCACTTATATATACAAAATATACAACTCTGGAGTTGGGTATGTTTGCTCTTGAACGCATGTTGCATATAGCTGAAGATTCTGACGCAGGAATGGTTTATGCAGATCACTATCAGGTAGTTGGTGAAACGAGAAATGTATGTCCCGTAATCGACTGTCAGGCTGGTAGCTTGCGTGATGATTTCAATTTTGGTTCTGTGTTGGTTTATAAGGCCGATCTTCTTAAAGAGGCCGCAAAAGCAATGAGTACTGATTATCAATATGCAGGATTGTATGATTTACGTCTGAAAGTATCTCAGAAAGCTTCACTGGTACATATCAACGAATATCTTTATTCCGAAGTGGAATTTGATACTCGTAAAAGCGGTGAAAAGATATTTGATTACGTAGATCCTAAAAACAGAGGCGTGCAGATTGAAATGGAAGCTGCATGTACGGAACACCTAAAAGAAATTGGAGGATATTTGGCTCCTGAATTCAAGCAAATAGAATTCAATGCTGGTGACTTTGAATACGAAGCATCTGTCTTGATTCCTGTTAGAAACAGAATTCGTACAATCGAAGACGCTATTCGTTCAGTACTGAATCAGAAAACGAATTTCAAGTTTAATCTGATTGTAGTTGATAACTATTCAACCGATGGAACCACAGAGATAATTGAGAAATACGCTTCTGACGAACGTCTGCTTCATATCATTCCAGAAAGAAAAGATTTAGGAATCGGTGGTTGCTGGAATCTAGGTGTTCATCATCCGAAATGTGGAAAATTCGTAGTTCAGTTAGATAGCGATGATGTCTATAGTGATGAAAACACACTACAGAAGATGGTTGATGCATTTTATCAGCAAAATTGCGCAATGGTAGTTGGTACCTATATGATGACTGATTTTAATATGAATATGATTGCTCCAGGAATTATTGATCATAAGGAGTGGACTCCAGAAAATGGCCGCAACAATGCATTGCGAATCAATGGCTTAGGAGCACCTCGTGCTTTCTATACTCCGGTACTAAGAGATGTGAAAGTCCCAAATACTAGCTATGGTGAGGATTATGCCCTTGGATTGAATATTTCACGAAAATACCAGATAGGACGTATATATGACGTTGTTTATTTATGTCGCCGCTGGGATGATAACTCTGATGCATCATTAGATATCGTTAAGATGAATGGCCACAACACATACAAAGATAGAATCCGTACTTGGGAACTTCAGGCTCGTATTGCTTTAAATAAGAAAAGATGA
- a CDS encoding DUF4922 domain-containing protein has translation MKRIVTSAQVLELLQNQLNVWEVARNNYDALKQVRVKELVFDQFRILVQFNPARIVSSAAKVDTKSIQERKCFLCEENRPAVQEGIPFGDKYIVLINPFPIFPKHLTIPAYKHVDQRIQDRFGDMLDLAYNLDEFNVFYNGPKCGASAPDHVHFQAGSKGFLPIEKEWRTFAGNPLLEYHSANLYVLNNYLRGTMIIESTEKESAVNLFGKIYDSLQVKPDETEPMMNVLVWYDTDKWVIAVFPRTQHRPSCYSAQGDNNILISPASVDMGGVFITPLEKDFEKITEDDVRSILQEVCMDEAELKELIEHLKPTL, from the coding sequence ATGAAAAGAATCGTCACATCTGCCCAAGTATTGGAATTGCTTCAAAACCAGCTGAATGTCTGGGAAGTTGCACGCAATAACTACGATGCATTAAAGCAGGTCAGGGTTAAAGAACTGGTTTTCGACCAGTTCAGAATCCTGGTTCAGTTTAATCCGGCCCGAATCGTTTCTTCAGCTGCAAAGGTTGATACAAAATCAATCCAGGAACGCAAGTGTTTCCTTTGTGAGGAGAATCGGCCGGCAGTGCAGGAAGGCATTCCTTTTGGAGATAAGTATATTGTACTGATCAATCCGTTCCCGATATTTCCGAAGCATCTAACAATTCCTGCATATAAGCATGTTGATCAACGCATTCAGGATAGATTTGGCGATATGCTTGATTTGGCATATAACCTGGATGAGTTTAATGTTTTCTATAATGGGCCAAAATGTGGAGCCTCGGCACCAGATCATGTTCATTTTCAAGCTGGGAGTAAAGGATTTCTGCCCATCGAAAAAGAATGGAGAACGTTTGCCGGCAATCCTTTGCTCGAGTATCATTCTGCAAACCTCTATGTGTTAAATAATTACCTGAGAGGTACAATGATCATCGAGTCAACAGAAAAAGAGAGTGCGGTTAATTTATTCGGAAAGATTTATGATTCTCTTCAGGTAAAACCGGATGAAACAGAACCGATGATGAATGTTCTGGTGTGGTATGATACTGATAAATGGGTCATTGCTGTGTTCCCGCGAACACAGCACCGTCCTTCATGCTATTCAGCACAGGGGGATAATAATATATTGATTAGTCCGGCTTCCGTAGATATGGGTGGAGTATTTATTACCCCATTGGAAAAAGACTTTGAAAAAATAACTGAAGATGACGTTCGCTCCATCTTACAGGAGGTGTGCATGGACGAGGCAGAACTTAAAGAGCTTATTGAACATCTTAAACCAACATTATGA
- a CDS encoding SpoIID/LytB domain-containing protein translates to MNEPKVSVGIMFEPQIDFVLQGNYLCNGMTLSGIQTAGYSDGKIVWNGSSYDELLFEPTECSSDSFELQDVTIGINFHWERKENQRFRGALKLIVENEKLSAINLLSVEDYLISVISSEMSATASVELLKAHAVISRSWLLAQIQKNNEIADTKSEYIAFSQTEDECIKWYDREDHVNFNVCADDHCQRYQGITRASTPNVEMAVRNTAGEVLMSGTRICDARFSKCCGGAVEEFQYCWEDVKHPYLVKLRDDKTGAVLPDLTKEVEAEKWIRTSPDAYCNTTDKRILSQVLNNYDQETTNFYRWKVSYTQNELSELIKKRSGVDYGEIVDLLPIERGTSGRLVKMKIVGTKRTLTIGKELEIRRTLSASHLYSSAFVVERENIINQIPRRFNLIGAGWGHGVGLCQIGAAVMGEQGFLYDQILLHYYVGASINKLY, encoded by the coding sequence ATGAATGAGCCAAAAGTAAGCGTGGGGATTATGTTTGAACCACAAATCGATTTTGTGTTGCAAGGAAATTATTTATGCAACGGCATGACTCTTTCCGGGATTCAAACGGCAGGTTATTCTGATGGGAAAATTGTGTGGAATGGTTCCTCATACGATGAATTGTTGTTCGAACCCACTGAATGCTCTTCAGATTCGTTCGAGTTGCAGGATGTTACTATCGGGATTAACTTTCACTGGGAACGAAAAGAAAACCAGCGTTTCCGCGGAGCATTGAAGCTGATTGTAGAAAATGAAAAACTCTCAGCAATCAATCTGCTTTCTGTTGAAGACTATCTTATCAGCGTGATTTCTTCAGAGATGAGCGCCACTGCTTCTGTCGAACTGTTGAAAGCACATGCAGTTATTTCCCGCAGCTGGTTATTGGCTCAGATTCAGAAAAATAATGAGATTGCTGATACTAAGTCTGAATATATTGCGTTTTCTCAGACAGAAGACGAATGCATTAAATGGTATGACCGTGAAGATCATGTAAACTTTAATGTTTGCGCCGATGATCACTGTCAGCGTTATCAGGGGATTACTCGTGCTTCCACTCCCAATGTGGAAATGGCTGTTCGCAATACTGCAGGAGAGGTGCTGATGTCGGGTACAAGAATCTGCGACGCACGTTTCTCAAAGTGCTGCGGAGGTGCTGTCGAGGAATTCCAATATTGCTGGGAGGATGTGAAACACCCGTATCTAGTGAAACTTCGTGATGATAAGACTGGCGCGGTTTTACCTGATTTGACAAAAGAAGTCGAAGCTGAAAAATGGATTCGTACCTCACCGGATGCATACTGTAATACTACAGATAAGAGGATCCTTTCTCAGGTACTAAATAATTATGATCAGGAAACAACTAATTTTTATAGATGGAAGGTTTCTTATACCCAAAATGAGCTCTCAGAACTGATAAAAAAACGTTCTGGTGTTGATTATGGGGAGATTGTTGACTTATTACCGATTGAAAGAGGGACTTCCGGTCGTTTGGTGAAAATGAAAATAGTGGGTACAAAACGCACGCTTACCATTGGTAAAGAACTTGAGATCAGAAGAACACTATCCGCATCTCACCTGTATAGCTCAGCATTTGTTGTGGAGAGGGAAAACATTATCAACCAAATACCTAGAAGGTTCAATCTGATTGGTGCCGGATGGGGGCATGGAGTAGGTCTTTGCCAAATAGGTGCCGCAGTAATGGGAGAACAAGGATTTTTATACGATCAGATTTTGTTGCACTATTATGTTGGTGCTTCAATAAATAAATTATATTAG
- a CDS encoding MFS transporter, translated as MKNRKVSPWAWIPTLYFAEGLPYVAVMTISVIMYKRLDISNTDIALYTSWLYLPWVIKPFWSPFVDLLKTKRWWIVTMQLLVGAGLAGIAFTIPMPNFFQLTLAVFWLVAFSSATHDIAADGFYMLALDVPQQALYVGIRSTFYRVATIFGQGVLIVLAGVMETWTGSIPYAWSLTFFILGGLFIAFCLYHKFILPVPGTDKSAVNNVTAENIFKEFLATFISFFKKKQAGVAILFMLLYRFPEAQLVKLINPFLLDPLEKGGLGLSTAEVGIVYGTVGIVGLTIGGIIGGICASKGGLQRWLWPMAWSISLTCLTFVYLGYFQPQNLIIINICVFIEQFGYGFGFTAYMLYLIYFSEGEHKTAHYAICTGFMALGMMLPGMAAGWLQEHIGYEKFFIWVMICCAATIAVCAFIKIDPEYGKKKEVTNESESK; from the coding sequence ATGAAGAACAGAAAAGTATCACCTTGGGCCTGGATCCCAACTCTATATTTTGCCGAAGGTTTGCCATATGTAGCCGTTATGACAATTTCGGTAATTATGTACAAGCGTTTAGACATTTCTAATACAGACATCGCGTTATATACCAGTTGGCTCTATTTGCCGTGGGTTATTAAACCTTTCTGGAGTCCTTTTGTCGACCTTCTTAAAACAAAACGTTGGTGGATTGTAACAATGCAGTTGCTGGTAGGTGCTGGCTTGGCAGGAATTGCCTTTACCATTCCAATGCCTAACTTCTTTCAGCTTACATTAGCGGTGTTTTGGTTGGTTGCATTTAGTTCCGCAACTCACGATATTGCAGCTGACGGCTTTTATATGCTGGCATTGGATGTCCCGCAACAAGCATTGTATGTTGGTATTCGTAGTACTTTTTACAGGGTTGCTACAATATTCGGTCAAGGAGTTCTTATTGTATTGGCAGGAGTTATGGAAACCTGGACAGGTAGTATTCCATATGCCTGGTCTTTGACGTTCTTCATCTTGGGTGGATTATTTATCGCCTTTTGTCTTTATCATAAATTTATCCTTCCTGTTCCAGGTACAGACAAATCTGCAGTCAACAATGTTACGGCCGAAAATATTTTTAAGGAATTTCTTGCTACATTCATATCATTCTTTAAAAAAAAGCAGGCTGGTGTTGCTATACTTTTCATGTTGCTTTACCGATTCCCGGAGGCACAGTTGGTTAAATTAATTAATCCATTTTTGCTCGATCCTTTAGAAAAAGGAGGATTGGGACTGTCAACTGCCGAAGTGGGAATCGTTTACGGAACTGTAGGTATTGTGGGTTTGACCATTGGTGGAATCATCGGAGGTATCTGTGCTTCTAAAGGAGGATTGCAACGTTGGTTGTGGCCAATGGCATGGAGTATCTCACTTACTTGTCTTACGTTTGTTTACCTTGGATATTTCCAGCCACAGAATCTGATTATTATTAATATCTGCGTGTTCATCGAACAGTTTGGATATGGTTTCGGTTTTACCGCGTACATGCTCTACCTGATCTATTTCTCTGAAGGAGAACATAAAACCGCTCACTATGCAATCTGTACTGGTTTTATGGCATTAGGAATGATGTTGCCAGGTATGGCTGCAGGATGGTTGCAGGAGCATATTGGATACGAGAAATTCTTTATTTGGGTGATGATCTGCTGTGCAGCTACCATTGCGGTGTGTGCATTCATCAAGATTGATCCCGAATATGGAAAGAAAAAAGAAGTGACTAATGAATCTGAATCGAAATAA